The stretch of DNA TCGATACGACAGTATGCGTCCCACTTCTCGAAGAGGAGTGGGGGTACGACGAGGTCGTCGGCGTCACGGTCGACGTCGGACAACCCGCCGAGGAGTTCGCCGAGGCCGAGGAGACGGCCGCGGCGCTGGATCTGGAACACCACGTCGTGGACGCGACCGAGGAGTTCGCGGCCATGTGCATGGAGTCGGTGCGCGCCAACGCCACGTACCAGGGCTACCCGCTCGGGACGGCGCTGGCGCGGCCGGTCATCGCCGAGGCCATCCTCGACGTGGCGAAAGAACGGAACTGCGACGCCGTCGCCCACGGCTGTACGGGGAAAGGGAACGACCAACTCCGCTTCGAGGCCGTCTGGCGCGCCTCCGATCTGGAGGTCATCGCCCCCGTGCGCGAACTCGGCCTGACCCGGGAGTGGGAGATCGAGTACGCCGCGGAGAAGGAGCTGCCAGTCGAGGGCGGCAACGAAGGTGTCTGGAGCATCGACACGAACCTCTGGAGTCGCTCCATCGAGGGCGGCGACCTCGAACAGCCGGGTTACGTCCCCGGCGAGGAGATTTACGACTGGACGCGGGCGCCGGCCGGCGACGCGGAAGAAATCGAGCTTACCTTCGAAAACGGCTACCCCGTCGCCGTCGACGGCGAAGGGATGGCCCCTATCGCCCTGATCGACCACCTCAACGAGGTGGCCGGCAAGTACGGCGTCGGGCGTACGGACATGATGGAGGATCGGATGCTCGGCCTGAAGGTGCGCGAGAACTACGAGCATCCGGCGGCGACGACGCTGCTCAACGCCCACGAGACCCTGGAGTCGCTCGTGCTCACCAAAGAGGAGCGCGACTTCAAACGCCTCGTCGACGACGAGTGGTCCCAGAAGGGGTACGAGGGGCTCGTCGACGCGCCGCTGATGGAGGCGCTGGAGGGCTTCATCGAGGCGACACAGACGCGGGTTACCGGCACCGTCACCATCCGGTTCGAGGGCGGCCAGGCCCGCCCGGTCGGCCGCGACAGCGAGTACGCCGTCTACGACGAGTCCTTCGCCTCGTTCAACACGGAGGACGTCGGCGATATCACGCAGGCCGACGCGACGGGCGTCGCGAAGTATCACGGCTTCCAGGAGCGCCTCGCCGCGACGGTGCTCGCGAAGGCCAAAGAGGAGGAGTAGCCGTGCACGTCGGCCTCCTCTACTCACGGATCAGGCGGGACGAGAAGCTCCTGCTCTCGGAACTGCGGGAGCGCGACCACGAGGTGACGAAAATCGACGTGCGGAAGGAGCGGTTCAACATCCGCGAGGCGCCCGAAGCGTTCGACGACGTGGACATCGCGATCGACCGCTGTCTCGCCACCAGCCGCAGTCGGTACGTCACGCGCTTTCTCGACGCCTACGGGATTCCGGTCGTCAACGCCGCGGACACCGCCGAACTCTGTGCGGACAAGGTGCAAAACAGCCTCGTCCTCGAGGCGGCGGGCGTGCCCACGCCCAACACCGACGTGGCCTTCACTACCGACAGCGCCCTCGAATCCATCGAGGCCTTCGGCTACCCCTGCGTCCTCAAACCCGTCATCGGGTCGTGGGGACGCCTGATGGCCAAGGTGGACTCCCGGAGCGCCGCCGAAGCGATTTTGGAGCACAAGGCCACCCTCGGCCACTACGAGCACAAAGTGTTCTACATCCAGGAGTTCGTCGAGAAGCCCGGCCGCGACATCCGCGTCGTCGCCACGGACGGCGAACCGGTCGCCGCGATGACCCGGAGCTCCGACCACTGGCTCACCAACGCCGCGAAGGGCGGCGAAGTCAACCGGTTCGAGATCACCGACGAGGTGGCCGAGTTGGTGGAACGCGCCTCTGACGCCGTCGGCGGCGGTCTGTTGGGCGTCGACCTGATGGAGACCGGTGACTCCTACACCGTCCACGAGGTGAACCACACGGTTGAGTTCAAGGCGCTCGACTCCTGTGTCGACTTCGACGTGCCCGCCGCCATCGTCGATTGGCTCGAAACGAAGGCCCAGCGGGAGGCGCCGGCATGACCGAGACGTACACCGCGAGCGTCGTCGGCGCCAGCGGCTTCGCCGGCGGCGAACTCCTCCGCCTCCTGAACGGCCACCCCCACTTCGAGGTGGCGCAGGCGACGAGTCGGAGCTACGAGCGCAAGACGGTGGGACACCAGCACCCCAACCTGCGGGGCATGGACCTACGCTTTACCAACCCAGAGGACCTCGACGCCGTGGACGTGCTCTTCGCGGCGACGCCCCACGGCGTCTCGATGGAGCGCATCGACGCGTTTCGGGACGCCGCGGGGACGGTGGTCGACCTGAGCGCCGACTTCCGCC from Haloplanus salinus encodes:
- a CDS encoding argininosuccinate synthase yields the protein MTRVALAFSGGLDTTVCVPLLEEEWGYDEVVGVTVDVGQPAEEFAEAEETAAALDLEHHVVDATEEFAAMCMESVRANATYQGYPLGTALARPVIAEAILDVAKERNCDAVAHGCTGKGNDQLRFEAVWRASDLEVIAPVRELGLTREWEIEYAAEKELPVEGGNEGVWSIDTNLWSRSIEGGDLEQPGYVPGEEIYDWTRAPAGDAEEIELTFENGYPVAVDGEGMAPIALIDHLNEVAGKYGVGRTDMMEDRMLGLKVRENYEHPAATTLLNAHETLESLVLTKEERDFKRLVDDEWSQKGYEGLVDAPLMEALEGFIEATQTRVTGTVTIRFEGGQARPVGRDSEYAVYDESFASFNTEDVGDITQADATGVAKYHGFQERLAATVLAKAKEEE
- the lysX gene encoding lysine biosynthesis protein LysX; this encodes MHVGLLYSRIRRDEKLLLSELRERDHEVTKIDVRKERFNIREAPEAFDDVDIAIDRCLATSRSRYVTRFLDAYGIPVVNAADTAELCADKVQNSLVLEAAGVPTPNTDVAFTTDSALESIEAFGYPCVLKPVIGSWGRLMAKVDSRSAAEAILEHKATLGHYEHKVFYIQEFVEKPGRDIRVVATDGEPVAAMTRSSDHWLTNAAKGGEVNRFEITDEVAELVERASDAVGGGLLGVDLMETGDSYTVHEVNHTVEFKALDSCVDFDVPAAIVDWLETKAQREAPA